One genomic window of Actinoalloteichus hoggarensis includes the following:
- a CDS encoding helix-turn-helix domain-containing protein: MTVAAGRQGSESEQTGTSPAAPPRSAGVLYRAAAQKNFRLGRHLPAPEIAPFVDYYWTVHWDLPAGRSHRQWVIPHPAVHLVFDPAGSALYGVMRGRYSRLLSGTGHVLGVRFRPAGVRPFLPAPVSTLTDRVLPIAEVFGPEAADQARALLDVAAPRALVSAADEFLRRRLPEADPMTPVVAEMVRTIVEDPGMIRVDVVAGRFGVGVRTLQRLFAEYVGVPPKWVLLRSRVHEAVERAGDGSTVNWAGLASELGYSDQAHLIRDFTRAVGQSPTRYARDCLRDT, translated from the coding sequence ATGACCGTCGCCGCAGGCAGGCAGGGCTCCGAATCGGAGCAGACGGGGACGAGCCCCGCCGCGCCGCCGCGCAGCGCGGGTGTGCTGTATCGGGCCGCCGCGCAGAAGAACTTCCGCCTCGGCAGGCACCTGCCCGCACCCGAGATCGCCCCGTTCGTCGACTACTACTGGACCGTTCACTGGGACCTGCCCGCAGGTCGATCACACCGACAGTGGGTGATCCCCCACCCCGCCGTGCACCTCGTCTTCGATCCGGCGGGCTCGGCGCTGTACGGCGTGATGCGAGGTCGCTACTCCCGACTGCTGTCGGGAACCGGACACGTCCTGGGTGTGCGGTTCCGCCCGGCGGGCGTCCGGCCGTTCCTGCCCGCGCCGGTCTCGACGTTGACGGACCGCGTGCTGCCGATCGCCGAGGTGTTCGGCCCCGAGGCCGCCGATCAGGCACGGGCACTGCTCGACGTCGCCGCGCCGCGGGCGCTGGTCTCGGCGGCGGACGAGTTCCTCCGCCGCAGGCTTCCGGAGGCGGACCCGATGACTCCCGTGGTCGCCGAGATGGTCCGGACGATCGTCGAGGATCCCGGCATGATCCGGGTCGACGTGGTCGCGGGCCGGTTCGGCGTCGGCGTCCGCACCCTGCAACGCCTGTTCGCCGAGTACGTCGGCGTCCCGCCGAAATGGGTGCTCCTGCGCTCCCGCGTTCACGAGGCCGTCGAGCGCGCGGGCGACGGGAGCACCGTGAACTGGGCCGGGCTGGCGAGCGAGCTGGGCTACAGCGATCAGGCGCACCTGATCCGCGACTTCACTCGGGCGGTCGGACAGTCGCCCACGCGCTATGCCCGGGACTGTCTGCGCGACACCTGA
- a CDS encoding pectate lyase translates to MSETIVLTEDFDGGGTRYHGDGDLGEGGQEEGGDPLFELADGVTMSNVVLGSPAADGVHCEGSCTLRNVGWEDVGEDAATFRADSASARFRVEGGSAAAAEDKVFQHNGPGTLTITGFTVEDFGALYRSCGNCGSMDERHVVMDDITVHAPGGRLVGINENYGDTATSSNITIIGDDDRDITVRQRYEGDDDGDEPEETGGRFPSSAGRTTATTRTWCFAPGPDGTHCLYEESDITYQ, encoded by the coding sequence GTGTCCGAGACGATCGTGCTCACCGAGGACTTCGACGGTGGCGGCACCCGGTACCACGGCGACGGCGACCTCGGCGAGGGCGGGCAGGAGGAGGGCGGCGACCCGCTCTTCGAACTCGCCGACGGAGTCACCATGAGCAACGTCGTGCTCGGCAGCCCGGCCGCCGACGGCGTGCACTGCGAGGGCAGCTGCACCCTGCGCAACGTCGGCTGGGAGGACGTGGGCGAGGACGCCGCCACCTTCCGCGCGGACTCCGCCTCCGCACGGTTCCGCGTCGAGGGCGGCAGCGCCGCGGCCGCCGAGGACAAGGTGTTCCAGCACAACGGCCCCGGCACCCTGACCATCACCGGGTTCACGGTGGAGGACTTCGGCGCGCTGTACCGGTCGTGCGGCAACTGCGGCAGCATGGACGAGCGGCACGTGGTCATGGACGACATCACCGTGCACGCCCCCGGCGGCCGTCTCGTCGGCATCAACGAGAACTACGGCGACACCGCGACGTCGTCGAACATCACGATCATCGGGGACGACGATCGGGACATCACCGTCCGCCAGCGCTACGAGGGTGATGACGACGGCGACGAGCCCGAGGAGACCGGCGGCCGATTCCCTTCTTCCGCAGGCAGAACCACGGCGACTACGAGGACCTGGTGCTTCGCCCCGGGCCCGGACGGCACGCACTGCCTCTACGAGGAGTCGGACATCACCTACCAGTGA